The sequence GAGAGGACTGAGGTGAGGATGCAGGGGTGGTGTGTGCACAGGGTGCTGGGGGAGTCACACcctgtggagagcctggttcaagcatggcttaaagaaagaggccatgaaggtagacagctgatgggaaagtaaaaggcagctgtaaagcagcagttcccaggcttgattttgtaaataactaggttctcaggcaccttttctataaacagcaggattctcagacagtcttcccataacagtccttggctgctctgggaacagatatgaaggttttgagaacttttcatatcacagtgagaacactaattttggtttcaataacaaCCAcgggtattgtaaacaaaaggaagGGTTAgagtttttctctgtaacctatcgtgagctcagattttgcaatatgcatgaagttaattaacactattataAAGGGTGACTGATTTcatcaataaatcggagtcgatgctgatcaacaacaagatgggtcgtctcccttcgctttcaacaacGCCCACCTTGCTACACCTCTCCTTCAATATTGGGGGATTACGAGAAGGATTTCATAAGGCTCAAGAGCCTTGTCCAGTTCCTAATGCCAACACCTCGTGCTTTTGCTGTGGCCAGGGCTTTATCAGGGTGGCCattggagctgggctgcaggtgagCTGTGGCCAGGAGTTCTGCGTACCCCTCATCAGGTCACCCCAGGCCTTGGGGCACTCTTTGggacaggaaagaaaagagaagtggCTGATGCAGTGGGGAAGACACAGGACTGAGCATTCAACTATTGGCAGGCAACTACAGACACAGCCCAAAGCTGCTCTCAGGGCAGCCATTTGGGTCACATTGGCTGCGCTCCAGGTTTGTGAGATGGGGCTGGGCTCAAGAGGGCACAGTTCATCACCTCCAGGTTACTGTGTGCTGGCTGGAGCGAGGCACAGGGGCAAAGAGCTTGCTGTCACTGGCAGGTAACAGCTTTATTAATTCAATTCTTCTAGACATGAACATAGGCTCTGGACATGGGGCAGGCcatgcaggagggagaggatcAGGAGGGTGGTACAGCTTTGACTTGCTCCAGAATGGgttaaaaacaaggaaaaatcctccattaaaaacaaggaaaaatccTCCCCCCGTCTCCACTACCCCAGGGATCCATTCTAGCTGCCCTGGCTGTTTTGTTTCAGCTGCCCTGTCCaagctgctgtgtgtgacagaggCAGAAGGAGTTGtatgcccaggctgcccagcgCAGTATCCTCCAGGCCCCATGGCCTCTAAACAGCAACACTGAAATCCTGTTGAGGCACACTGGTGCTTTCACTTGTGTTTCTAGCCTGGAGAAGATCATGCATGCCCCAGAAGAAGCCCACCCTATTCCCTGTGCTCTCTTGGCTGTCACTCCAGCCCTCAAGTGCAGACACattgcatgtgcctggagagGGGGTCTCACCAGGCAGAGCTTGTGATGGAGACCCCCAGGAAAGGCGAGGGCTTCGTCTATCCCAGACCTCTCACACCAGCatccccctgtgccagccccataCGCCTGCTGGAGCCTGCACTGCGCCCCAGCACTCGGGGCTCGCTGGGGAGAGACTGGGGCGcagccctgccccgctgccccggcgctgccccgaGCCCCGGCCGGAGGGGAGCAGGGCCGCGGGAAGCGGGGGCCACGGGATGTGTGCAGGCggaggctggagcacagggagccgTGGGGCGCCCCAGCCTAGCCCGGCAGGACAGCCCCGCTGCCCACGGCCCGCGAGTGGCGCTGGGGCAACCCCTCGGCACGGGGACACCGCGGCGGCGGCGAtgccgcagccccgccgggccgggcgggctcCGGGCCCTCCGCGGGAGCTCCACCGGGACTGCCCCGCCCCTGACgtcatggagccccgcccccTCTCGGTCACGGCCTTTGCGATTGGGTGGCGTGCCCCGTTGGACCCGCCCACCCTCTCCTTTCTGAGTTTCTATTGGTGGCTGAGCTGTCACTCCAGCCAGGCCACGCCCCTCACAGGCAGGCGGGGACCTGCACCCTGGAGACCGCGATCCCTGCGCTCCCCCCGCGCCGCTGTGCGTCTTCTTGGCACCGCTCAGCACGCCCGGCAACCCTCACTGCAACCCTGCACCGCTCACTGCACCTCACTGTACCCCTGGCACGCTCCTACACCTCTCGCTGCAACCCCGGCACCCCTCACTGCACCCCCGGCACCTCCAGTGCCGCTCACTGCACTTCACTGCAGTCCCCTGGACCCCTCACTGCACCCCCGGCACCTCCAGTGCCGCTCACTGCACTTCACTGCAGTCCCCTGGACCCCTCACTGCACCCCCGGCACCTCCAGTGCCGCTCACTGCACTTCACTGCAGCCCCCTGTGCCGTTCACTGCATCCCTGCACTGTTCACTGCCATCCCCTGCACCCCACACTTGCTCCCCACTGCGCTCTTCAATGCCCCCCTCACTGCAACCTCACTGCACTCCTCAGTGTGTCCCTCTGCACCTCTCACtgcacccccagcacctccagtgCCACTCACTGCACCTCACTGCAGCCCTCTGAGCCTCTCACTGCCCCCCTGCACCATTCACTGCCATCTTCTGCACCCCACACTTTCCCCCCACTGCGCCCTTCAATGCCCCCCTCACTGCAACCTCACTGCACTCCTCAGTGTGTCCCTCTGCACCTCTCACtgcacccccagcacctccagtgCCACTCACTGCACCTCACTGCAGCCCTCTGAGCCTCTCACTGCCCCCCTGCACCATTCACTGCCATCTTCTGCACCCCACACTTTCCCCCCACTGCTCCCTTCAATGTACCCTTCACTGCACCCCTCATTGTACCTCCCTGCACCTTTCACTGCACCCCTGCACCCTCCAGCACCGCTCACTGCAACCCCCTGCGCCTCTCACTGCACCCCTGCACTGTTCGTTGTCATCCCCTGCACCCCACTGTTCCTCCCACAGCCCCCTTCAATGCACCCCTCACTGCACCGCTCATTGTGCCCCCTGCACCTCTCACTGCACCCCACCACTCCGGGGAAATCCCGGTTCCCAGTGTCCCACATCGCTGTGTCCCACTCATACCTCTGCTGCTATCCCCTGCGCCCtgacctgcagctcccaggacaCCACACATCCCCCAACACCACCCTTCTCAGCTGCCAgccccctcctgcagccccatctCAGAGCACCCCTCACACCCTTCACCTCCTGAACGCAGGGGAAGAGCCCACCCCActgccccagcaccccagaGCTGAAGGATTGGTGCTGTAGTGcctcagggctggaaggagTGGGTGTAGACCCAAGTGAGGAGCATGGCAGAATGGCAGGGAGCAGGCCAGGGTGTTGGGGAGTGTGGTGGGATCACGGGGATCCCAGCAGGCTGACTGGGAGCACGACAGGACAACCAGTGGAATGATGGGGAGCACAGCAAGGTCAGTGTGGAGCATGGACAACCACAGCCCAGCCATCGGAGCTTCCCCAGTGCAAGCAGCAGGGCTCAGGAAGGGAGATCCCACCTTTCTCTCCTCTTTGCCCGCCCTGATAGGTCCCAGGAAGAGAAATCCGGGGCAGAGACGTTTGCAGGCCCCATCACTGTGAGGCCTGGGGCCAGAGCGGCTGGCCAGCAGCCAGGTGGTTTCTGCTCCTGCTTGGGAGCACAGAGGATGTTTTGTATGCAGTGGTGGGAGCACCGTGCCCaccagggctggccctgctgccagcagccccacagcccccagctctcGCCCACTGCATCACGAGgcctctgtgcctctgtggcATGCCTTTCTCTCCCACCCAGGGTGCACAGCTGGATGGGATGAGGGACAGTGCCGGGGCGCCACAGGCCTTTCCAGCACTACCTGCCCATGTTTCTCCTCTGCTAGATGATGTCTGGGCTGTGATGTTGttgctcactgctgctgtgacacctgcTGTCCCCCTGCCACTTTGCTGTCGGGCCCTGTGACTGTGCCCCTGGTCCCTATCCACAGCTTGGCCACATGTGGGGTGCTCCAGCCAGCTGCCATGTGCACCTGGAGGATGTGGGGTGCCCTGGCAGGCTCCTGGAAGATGGTGGGGCAGGCAGTGGGCCAGGGTGTGGGGTGGAAAGGGCAGGAGTTCAGGGACACCTAGCTGGGAAGTTACAGGGACGTACTGCAACCTCACCCTGAAAGTCGTGCATGGCATCCAGGCAGTGATGAGCCAATCCATCATCCATACATCCTCAAATTGGAATGACAGCTGCTTCAATATGGACTGCTTGCTCACCTTCCTGCCTGGGCTTGATCTGGCATGGACTGGCCTCTGCACGGTCTCCTCCTCTTCTGGGAGAAGTCGCAGGCCACCTGCCAGCCCTCCAGCACGTGGCATCTGGCATGGCACACCATTTTCATGATGTCTACATCATGATGTACACTTCCTCTTCCTGGATGTGGCAGAGATTCTGAAGGCAGACAGcaccctgccccatccccaggctgtgcACAAACTGGTGAAGGTGGGGGGTCCAGGTGTGCGTCAGAGGTCCCATCTCCAGGCACACACTATGGTATGTCTGCAGCTACTGCTACCTGATGATGATGATCCATGTGCTGAAGCAGGAGGatccctcctggagcaggagggcCTCATCAGAGCGTGTGGCAAGCCCAGGCTGTGAAAGCCCCAGGAAGAAGTCTGCCAAGAACCTGGACACTAAGAGACCGCGGCTTCTGCACACgctgcctccccagcacagcatcacCCACCCCAGCCTCCTTTCCTGCGGAAGGATGCAGCCTGGGCTTCCTGGCCTCCACTCCTGGAactggccctgctctgctccacaggcagcagcacatctcCCAGGAACGTCTGATGCCCACCCCAGGTACTGCTTGCTGTAAAGGGTAAATAAATTACTTCTGCCCCATGCTGTGTGGGCTGGGAGTTTCTGAGTCTGTAAATAGCTGAGTTCCCCTCATGCTCATCTCGAAAGTGAGAAGGGGAACATTCcccagagagggggaaagaatTGGTCAGTTGCCATCACTGGtagaaaagctatttttaattttattaaatgtcTCTCTAGTATAAACTCCAAAAATATCTGGAACCTCTGATATAAAGATATGTGCCATGGCTCTGTAGCAAAGCTGTTGCTCCTGGGGCCAGCAATGGTGGCGCTCAGGGGGGGATGCACCAGGCATCAGGGGACAGCTGAGGCTTCTCTTTGTGATCCGGGGAAGTGTGAGGAGCACCGGGGTGGCAGGGCACTCCAGAGCCACCCTTAAAAAGGGGCACGTGGGGGACACAGTGGCCAAGTGGGCCAGGATGGGTCTGtgtctggagcaggagctggtgcaggGTCTCACCCACCTGCACGAGGCTGTAGGAGAGGTTCTCCAGaagtgcctgctgctgctgtgatgtGTACAGGATCTGCACCAGCAGTTGCTGGACATTCTGGAGCAAGCCTGTCACGCCAGACCCTGCAGTGAGAGAGCGGTCAGCGGCACCTCACCATGGCTCCGAGAGCTCCCTGTGAGGCTGTcgtggagctgcagggagcacccACCATGCAGGCTTGTGTCTGATGCATCTTtacctgctgctggctgctcacTTGTGGCTGCTGTCCCGTGGGAGCccgtggctgcagcagccagtggcaGCACTCGGTTTCCTCTTCCCATCCCCAGGGACGTCTCACCAGGAAAACCTGTCACGAAAGCCTGGCATGGAGCAAACAGCAAGAGTGATAGAGACACCCAAATTTAGCCTGCCTACgacacagagccctgggaaggCACTGCCTCTGGGAGCCCGTGCCCTTCTCATTGGCAGGACAGGATGGAGCAGTGTCCTGGAGTATGAGGATTCACTCAAAGCTGGAGACACTTACTGGCCtttccctcagctccttcctgcttCAGGTCAGTGTGACATCATGGAAGGAGAGCAGACCCAGCCTGTGAGCTTGTGCCAGGGCACACAAGCATGGTAGCTGGGGCATGGTACTCACCcgggagggagagggaagagaggcAGCAACCGGTGTCTGCAGTGAGAACTATACCAGACCCTGGTTGGGGCTGACCCactgtggggctgagggggtttactgggctgagcagggcaagGAAAGCCTTACGTGgcatggcaggggctgtgggtggcacTCCAGCAATGTGTTCCccaccagctgctgggagaaAGCAGAGAGGAGACATACGGCTTCTGAAGGGACCTGCTGGTGGATCACCACCAGCCCGGGGTCTGCCCGCCTtgccccagccagcccctcaGCCTGACGTGCCCTAGCCACAGCTCCAGAGCGCCCTGCAGGGCCCCAAAGCACTTCAGAGCGAGGTACAAAAGCAGGAGTCACTCACCCACCACTGCAATGCAGCCACCTCTGggctggaaggcagcagtggcagagcagTGCACAGCAACCCTAACAACACACTAGGACTGGAAGAGAAGAAGAATCCCACATCCACTTGAAACTGCAGGGGGAATTTGGGCAGACAGAAGGTAGTTACCCAGTGTGGGAAGATGGCCGGGGTGCCCACACAAACCAGACTCAGGGATGTATCCTGCATCACCTCAGGGCCAAATTCCCAGGAGTGCGAGCAGTGAGGGGCCTACAGGTTATACACATGGGTGGACTGAAGGGCAggggagctgcacagagctctggccCTGAAACACAGCCCAAACTCACCTGAAGCTTTATGATGTTACCAGGCCAGTGAGGAGCCAGGAACTGCTGAAGGGAAGGGAGTCACATGCCCTGCAATGCCACCAACCACGAGACCCCTGCGCAGTATCAGGGCCACTGCCCCTTCCAGACCTCTCGCCTCATGATATCCCCTAGGGAGCCAGCAGCCTTGCCATGCCCTCAGGCTggtgctccctcctgccctaTCCcagccatccccatccccacacgCTCTGGGGCTGGTCTGGAGCCAAAGCCTGCGGAGACGGAAGTCCAAACACACCCATCGTTGACCATCCCTGCTGAAGGACATTTGATGGATCCCCTGGTCATCTCAGCCTCTCATTCCCACCATGCTGGCATGGGCTTGGCTGGAGCCATGGCTGGAGCcatgcagctcagcacagcagggcagctcagTACTTACGGCTCTCTGGTTCGTCCTTGGCACGCTGCAGCATCAGTGACAGCAGCATgctgggggtgtccctgccaaCGCCGTGCTCTGCAGGGGTGCAGAAAAGAGCTTCAGTAACTGGAGGAACAGAGGTGTCCACCACTTCGCAGCCAGGACAAGCTGCCTGAGCCCATGGCTACCTGGTGGCTCTGGTGAGGATGGAGAGCGTGTGGCAAGGGCTGACCTGTGCCTTCTGGAGGGCAGCCTCATCACGACTAGCGGAAAAAGAAAGACCATCAACAGACCCTGGGTGTCCACATAACACCAGAGCTCTACCAGCACCCCACGTCCAGCCACGCTGCTGAGCCCACACGCCCGTCCCCGGCACCCACCTGGCATCCACAAGGCACCCACCTGGCATCCTCCGTTCGCCAAACACGGGCTGCCCCGCCGCCTTCCAGATGCTCCTCATGGCTCGGTAGTGCGGCGGCAGCAGGGCCGAGCGCAGTCCTGCCCTGCGGCGCCTCTCCCGCTCCGAGTGGAAAGCCTGCTTGAGCGCCTTCCACTTGGAGCGGCACTGGGCCACGGTGCGCTCGTAGCCGGCGGCCGCCAGCCCCTGGCAGACCTCCCGCCACAGCGCCTCGTTGGGTCGCGACGTGGAGGCCATGAGCAGCGCGGCCTCCCCCGAATCCCCCACCAGCGACAGCAGGCTGTCGACCTCCGCCTGCGTCCAGGGCGGCCCACGGGGCATGCTGCCGGCCCGGGCCGGCGTGCCGGCGATCGCTCGGCCGTGCGCTCCCGGGGGCACGCCGGGAGGATGCCGCGCCGGGGCGGCACGCCGGGAGCCGCGCCGGGCAGCGCCGCaccgggagcggcaccgggagccgcgccgggcagcgccgcaccgggagcggcaccgggagcggcacCGAGAGCGGCACCGAgagcggcaccgggagcggcaccgagagcggcaccgggagcggcaccgggagcggcacCGACCGCCCTTGCGCCGTACCGGGCTCCGCACCGGGAGCTGCCGGGAGCCGCATGGAGCATGTGCAGCCCCGGGAGGAGCCGCTGGGAAACGTAGTCCTGGACGGGACATCCTCCCGCAGCGAAAGGCGCAGCTCGGAGTGGGATCCTTGCGTGCCCGCTGGCTGCCCGGGGTGCGGGGGGGCTCTGCCGCTGTCCCTAACGAGGGCACGGCACGGGGGCCGTcacggcagccctgggggctgagGCGGGGGATAGAGCACCCCAACCACCCCCCATTTTCCAGGGCCGagatgcagctgcagccacatgCAAAAAAAGGGGCTTGTAAGGAAACACCCCGTGGCCTTGCTCCTTGGAGAGGGGGGCAAGGGGATGTGTCCTGTGTCCCGAGGATACCCAGTCTTCCCTTGCAGTCCCCAGGGCAGATCAGACCGAGAGAGCCGCGCTTGTTcaacctggaaaagagaaggttcTGGGGAGACCTTAAGCAGCTTTCCAGTACCAGAAGGACTAAAGAGAGATGGAGGGAGACTTTTTGCAAGGGTGCGTCGTGATAGGAGAAGGAGGAACGGCTTCAGACTGTCAGAGGGCAGGTTCAGCTTAGATATTCATCACAGAAtttcctgagttggaagggacccactgcaatcatcaaagtccaactcTTTGCACAGGACACCCCCAACAATCCCCCTGTGTGCCTGAGAACAGTGTCCAAATACTTCCtgaactctgccaggcttggtgctgtgatcacttctctggggagcctgttccagctcccagccaccCTCCGGGTGAGAAACCTTTCCCTAATATTCAACCTAAACCCTTCCTGACACCTGTCACTGGTCACCggagagaagagatcagtgtctgctcctctgcttcctcttgTAGACTgtgatgaggtctcccctcagtctccttttctccaggcttgAAAAAACAAAGTAACCTCAGCTGCTTCCCATATAACTTTTCCTGccttaggaagaaattattgtGAAGATGGtgggacactggcacaggttgtccagggaAGCTGTccatgccccatccctggaagtgtccaaagtcaggttggaaggggctctgaacaacctggtctagtggagggtgtccctgtccttggCAGGAGGCTTGGAAGGACATGACTTTAAGGTCCTTTACAACTCCCTGGCGTGTCTGCCTAGCCCAGCCCGGGCTGCGTGTTTGAGCCAGCAGCCATTCCCTCTGCTGGCTGCCCCCAAGCCGGGAGCGTGCGGTTCCCTCCCGCCGGGATTCCGGGATGCTCccctgcacagggctgcccCTCGCCCCTGATCCCTGGCAGCCCCATGAGCCCCCCGGGTTCTGTGCCAGGTGGTGCCTCTGGGGACCCCACCAGGAAGTGACACTTTCCATTTTGCATCACAGCCGTCtgacaggctgggctgggaaagggctgtCGGTGCCCcgagggctgcagagcaggagagcgCTGAGGGGATGGACGAGGGTGTCATGTACGCCGACCTGCGCTTTCCCCCCACACCAGGTAACGGCCCCCAACTCTCTCAGTGGgtcccctgccctcctgcagccccttgcCTTCCCCAGAAATGTcctcccagtcctgctgccccCACTCCCTCTTTGTGGGTGTCCTCTCTCGGACAGCTCCTCTCCCGCCTGCTCTCGGGGTGGGGGGCACGAGGGGCTCGAAGGCAGGGCATGCCCGCTGCACCCCCGTGCCACAGCACAGACGcttcccctctgctctccccaccaAGCGTTGCGTGCAGGCAGGTAATTTCAAGGACAATCAAACTGCTGTAAACAGGTTCTTCTCCCCCACTTTTCCCAGGGCTCCCCCAGTGCCTCCTGACACCTGGGATTCACAGACATTTCCTCCCTCAAGGCTCCCCATTGCTCCCTCCAAAAtatctctcctcctcccccacccCGGTCTATGTTAACTCCTTTTCTCAGCCCCTCAGCAGCGAGTGCgcctgccctggtgctgggCAGCCCTCAGCCTGGGTCTCCTCTCCCTGACACTCCTGCTGGCACAGATCATCCTTGTCAGCCTGAGTTTCCAGTGTAAGTACCAGCCATGCAGTGCCCAGATCTCTGCAGAGGGGGCCCTGGGGTCGAGGCTGGCACCACAGCCCTTGTGTCCCAGCAGGATGAGCTGTGGCTTCCCCATGGAGCTAGGTGCTTCTGATTGGGGCTGAGGGCATCATTGTGGGCTCTGGGGCAAGCTGGAGAACTGGTGAGACAAGACACCACCTACGTGGCTGGAAAAGGAAGCTGGGGCGACAGCGTGGGCTTGGGAAAAGCCACTCCATCAGGTGGCAATGAAAGGTGGGAGGGAGGGCACTGATACTGATAGACAGCAGCACTTTCCCCAAAGGCCTGCTATGTGCAGGGCTCCCAGTCACAGCAAAATCTGCAAGGACCTTAGCTTGGTGTAGCTAAATCAGGGCACACCTCACCCACAGCCACGAGGCTGTCCTGTAGGGCAGGAcactgggtgctgctggcagcagcagcccagaggtGCTAGGACCCAGCTGTGCTCTTCTGCTGCAGATTTAGTGCAACAACAGACAAGCTGCACAGACGGTCTCTGGAGAATAGAGGAGCGCCCCAGCTATGGGAAACAGACACTGGGAGGTAAGAGAGCCTGGTGGGCTCCTGGGTAAGGTTTGGAGAGGGCGTTACTGCTGCTTTCAAGCAACCGAATCTGTC is a genomic window of Ammospiza nelsoni isolate bAmmNel1 chromosome Z, bAmmNel1.pri, whole genome shotgun sequence containing:
- the LOC132087085 gene encoding uncharacterized protein LOC132087085; the encoded protein is MPRGPPWTQAEVDSLLSLVGDSGEAALLMASTSRPNEALWREVCQGLAAAGYERTVAQCRSKWKALKQAFHSERERRRRAGLRSALLPPHYRAMRSIWKAAGQPVFGERRMPVVMRLPSRRHRSALATRSPSSPEPPEHGVGRDTPSMLLSLMLQRAKDEPESRFPGETSLGMGRGNRVLPLAAAATGSHGTAATSEQPAAGSGVTGLLQNVQQLLVQILYTSQQQQALLENLSYSLVQGGSGVPCHPGAPHTSPDHKEKPQLSPDAWCIPP